The Garra rufa chromosome 18, GarRuf1.0, whole genome shotgun sequence genome window below encodes:
- the dnmt3bb.1 gene encoding DNA (cytosine-5)-methyltransferase 3B, with amino-acid sequence MPSNKYSSAIMAESDKMTATAAVNGDTSLGEGLSENDSGLEMTNENSPLTAAEPPSPFCPKQNGGAASPADESENSIRRKRSRKRSDTEEDSAWDSSYSEEKADVGSGCETGLRQRPRPRTIFQAGLTAHSKPCNRERGHSKQDHNNLVSSVPEGPALELMEQDSKDSAQSSTTSTSTTDTVSQPEYKDNKGFGIGELVWGKIKGFSWWPGMVVTWRVTGKRQASHGMRWLQWFGDGKFSEVSADKLDSITAFPKFFNQSSYTKLASYRRAIFQALEVASIRAEKTFPPCELDSPEEQIKPMLDWAHNGFLPKGQEGLKPRENAAEYCVFPLAPESSALLDSSPPEFPPSAKRARLSLCKAKPGTEDVYSREQMVHEVLKNHRSIEEFCLSCGKTRVATFHPLFEGGLCLTCKDVYLEISYMYDDDGYQSYCTVCCGGREVLLCGNANCCRCFCVDCLDILVGAGAANSARDLDPWRCYMCQPLQQYGVLKKRHDWSLKLQEFFVSDNGQEFESPKIYPAVPAEQRRPIRVLSLFDGIATGYLVLRDLGFKVDLYIASEVCEDSISVGVVRHEGKIQYVHDVRNISRRDIAEWGPFDLVIGGSPCNDLSIVNPARKGLYEGTGRLFFEFYRLLSEAKPKEGEDRPFFWMFENVVAMSVNDKRDISRFLECNPVMIDAIEVSAAHRARYFWGNLPGMKRPLCASGMDKLELQDCLEHGRVAKFGKVRTITTRSNSIKQGKDQHFPVMMNGKEDILWCTELERIFGFPVHYTDVSNMGRGARQKLLGRSWSVPVIRHLFAPLKDYFACE; translated from the exons GCTGCTGTGAATGGAGACACGTCGTTGGGAGAGGGATTGTCAGAGAACGACAGCGGTCTGGAGATGACCAATGAGAACAGCCCGCTGACTGCGGCAGAGCCACCTTCACCTTTCTGCCCCAAACAGAATGGAGGCGCAGCCTCACCCGCAG ATGAGAGTGAGAACAGCATCAGACGAAAGAGATCTCGTAAGCGCTCAGACACAGAGGAAGACAGTGCCTGGGATTCCTCCTACAGTGAG GAAAAGGCTGACGTTGGGTCCGGTTGTGAGACAGGTCTGCGGCAAAGGCCTCGTCCAAGGACTATTTTCCAGGCAGGACTGACAGCTCACAGTAAACCCTGCAACAGAGAGAGGGGACATAGCAAACAGGATCACAACAACCTG GTTTCTAGTGTTCCTGAGGGTCCTGCACTGGAGCTTATGGAACAGGACTCTAAAGACTCTGCACAGAGCAGCACCACATCCACCTCGACTACTGACACAGTCAGCCAACCCGAGTACAAG GATAATAAAGGCTTTGGTATCGGAGAGTTAGTCTGGGGCAAGATAAAGGGCTTTTCTTGGTGGCCAGGGATGGTGGTGACCTGGAGAGTAACAGGAAAGAGGCAGGCCTCCCACGGCATGCGCTGGCTGCAGTGGTTTGGCGATGGAAAATTCTCAGAG GTGTCTGCTGATAAACTTGACTCCATCACAGCCTTCCCAAAGTTTTTCAACCAGTCATCCTACACCAAGCTGGCCTCCTACCGCAGAGCAATCTTCCAGGCCCTGGAG GTGGCTAGTATACGAGCAGAGAAGACTTTCCCTCCATGTGAGTTGGACAGTCCTGAAGAACAGATAAAGCCTATGCTCGACTGGGCTCATAACGGCTTTCTGCCCAAAGGTCAGGAGGGCCTGAAACCCAGAGAGAACGCAG CTGAGTATTGTGTTTTTCCCTTGGCCCCAGAGAGCTCAGCGCTGCTGGACTCCAGCCCTCCGGAGTTCCCCCCCTCTGCCAAAAGAGCTCGACTCAGCCTCTGTAAGGCCAAACCTGGCACTGAGGATGTCTACAGCAGAG AACAAATGGTCCATGAAGTTTTGAAGAATCACAGAAGTATAGAAG AGTTCTGTCTCTCTTGTGGAAAGACGAGAGTGGCGACCTTCCACCCGCTGTTTGAAGGAGGCCTTTGCCTAACATGTAAG GATGTTTATTTGGAAATCTCCTACATGTACGATGACGATGGTTACCAGTCGTACTGCACCGTGTGCTGTGGCGGCAGAGAGGTGCTGCTCTGTGGAAACGCCAACTGCTGCAG GTGTTTCTGTGTAGACTGTCTGGATATATTAGTGGGAGCTGGAGCGGCCAACAGCGCCCGTGATCTGGATCCATGGCGCTGCTACATGTGTCAGCCTCTGCAGCAGTACGGCGTGTTAAAGAAACGCCACGACTGGAGCCTGAAACTACAAGAGTTCTTCGTCAGTGACAATGGACAGGAGTTT GAAAGTCCAAAGATTTACCCTGCGGTCCCAGCAGAGCAGAGACGTCCAATCAGAGTCCTTTCACTGTTTGATGGCATTGCCACAG gTTATCTAGTGCTTCGAGACCTCGGCTTCAAGGTGGATCTGTACATCGCATCAGAAGTATGTGAGGACTCGATTTCAGTGGGAGTTGTCCGGCATGAAGGAAAAATACAGTATGTGCACGACGTTCGCAACATCAGCAGACGTGAC ATTGCTGAATGGGGGCCGTTTGACTTGGTGATTGGTGGAAGTCCCTGTAATGACCTTTCTATTGTCAACCCTGCCAGGAAAGGCCTGTACG AGGGCACTGGACGCCTGTTTTTTGAGTTCTACCGGCTCTTGAGTGAAGCAAAACCGAAGGAAGGGGAAGACCGACCTTTCTTCTGGATGTTTGAGAATGTGGTCGCCATGAGTGTCAATGATAAGAGAGACATCTCACGATTCCTAGAG TGTAATCCAGTGATGATTGATGCCATTGAGGTCTCAGCTGCTCACAGAGCACGCTATTTCTGGGGAAACCTGCCAGGAATGAAGAG GCCTCTGTGTGCCTCTGGGATGGATAAATTAGAGCTTCAGGACTGTTTGGAACATGGTCGTGTTGCCAAG TTTGGTAAGGTACGCACCATCACAACACGCTCCAACTCCATCAAACAAGGCAAAGACCAGCACTTCCCTGTCATGATGAATGGCAAAGAGGACATCCTGTGGTGCACAGAACTCGAGAG